The Neospora caninum Liverpool complete genome, chromosome X genome includes a region encoding these proteins:
- a CDS encoding Ribonuclease Z, related, with protein MQSYAQVLGWQKLAVAPSLQIFVEGNRLLFNAGENVQRFHLEHKLHLTRTSDVFLTSVSAATTAGLPGLLLTVEGAGNAERSQGRLRLWGTPDLPALLDAASRSFAGLHHLEYEYRIPPAGQAVEPIRETSGCDASSVRSFASPASDGCDSVEVGCVNPCPTGTSDNSQNSDESHPRFTSSSSSLDASECLEGVVAANVKVKAFLLPHSLSGKRPLWAPDNSPSRKALRVQNAGEDEAEERRSESTGRTQGSAPKTWGNPLLGEEAGAQAGGGQILGEDTLKKKNLGERENAASETTEKDAEETDRKKKRLASPNKATVSAPASPTGEETAREKTRTEKEEEDSRGLWAWQGERRDTACDCVAYLLTWPQIPGKFFPDKAKALKVPVGPLFGRLKNGESIEIPGEGRIVTPEQVCGPGTPGQTVLVIECVETQQAVHALNRIKVDLDRLTFVFHMTPPSVLRSAEYSRFVQAVTGPMTRHVVVNQSGAAVEVSPFVHASKLRRFLHDLIPPVFPFPSSPVGYPSSTFPSDRPRFPAPAASSVSSRSSARPATFSSPTPEKPLSDAWGVEAACVLHPNSLVKFDLSTLEKRGVDSSGSLTVFGPQFSSERLTRLTALEPTRARCREILATLQEPPEGASSSSPTDAASANSSEPSSPSPCSFSWSLPSLTLLGTGAAAPSQYRNVAGILLAIRADLSLVLDFGEGSLAQLYSTCHSWQEFLDVISSIRIVFISHCHADHHLGVCTLLEFRAAMFPHLLPPVLLAPAKLQAWLSFYDRRITRIPHRFRCSESLVDLPQAHGETAENEERSASSFGSVSQLLDVPASDVQLRATPVSHIPHSFGLRVDFKIPSLHGNSHEDFSVVYSGDTRPCQQLFDLARNATVLIHEATFEDALIQEAIEKRHSSLSEVVRAALACRCNNLVLTHFSQRYPKIPVLTLEAGGDAFLGSDDSVEGNGEVPDGEIGVEETRCKTKAPVTVFSKQKREGGKDPMHILFAFDCMRLPLKHLQELSQCLEMLPGVINQLFVSD; from the exons ATGCAGAGTTACGCCCAG GTACTCGGTTGGCAGAAGCTGGCCgtcgcgccgtcgctgcAAATTTTCGTTGAAGGGAACCGCCTGCTTTTCAACGCGGGCGAAAACGTCCAGAG GTTCCACTTGGAGCACAAACTGCATCTGACGAGGACGTCGGACGTCTTTTTAACGTCCGTCTCcgcggcgacgacggcgggGCTTCCCGGACTGCTTCTCACGGTCGAGGGCGCCGGAAACGCCGAGCGAAGCCAAGGCCGCCTGCGCCTGTGGGGGACTCCAGACCTCCCTGCGCTCCTCGACGCTGCGTCCAGATCCTTCGCGGGCCT GCACCACCTGGAGTACGAGTACAGAATCCCCCCTGCCGGTCAGGCTGTGGAGCCTATCCGGGAGACGTCTGGCTGCGACGCCTCCTCAGTTcgctcgttcgcctctccagcgAGCGACGGCTGTGACTCTGTCGAGGTCGGTTGCGTCAATCCGTGCCCAACAGGAACCTCGGACAACTCGCAAAACTCGGACGAATCTCACCCGCGTTTcacttcttcgtcctcgtccttgGATGCGTCTGAGTGTCTCGAAGGGGTTGTGGCTGCTAATGTGAAGGTGAAGGCGTTCCTGCTGCCTCATTCCCTCTCGGGAAAACGGCCTCTGTGGGCTCCTGACAATTCGCCGTCTCGGAAGGCGCTCAGGGTCCAGAAtgccggcgaggacgaagcagaagagcggcgctCAGAGTCAACTGGGCGAACGCAAGGTTCCGCGCCGAAGACGTGGGGAAATCCCCTGctgggagaagaagccgggGCGCAAGCGGGCGGGGGACAGATTTTAGGAGAAGACACGTTGAAGAAAAAGAATCTCGGCGAACGCGAGAACGCCGCAAGCGaaacgacagaaaaagacgcggaggaaaccgacagaaagaagaaacgc CTCGCCTCTCCGAACAAAGCGACAgtctcggcgcctgcgagtccaacaggagaggagacagcccgagagaaaacgcgaacggagaaggaagaagaggattcCCGGGGCCTTTGGGCATGGCAAGGCGAACGGCGAGACACGGCGTGCGACTGCGTTGCTTATCTCCTAACGTGGCCTCAGATTCCCGGGAAGTTTTTCCCCGacaaggcgaaggcgctgaaA GTCCCCGTGGGCCCTCTTTTTGGTCGGCTAAAAAACGGAGAATCGATCGAAATCCCCGGCGAGGGTAGAATTGTGACGCCAGAGCAAGTCTGTGGACCAGGCACTCCCGGGCAGACGGTCCTCGTCATCGAGTGCGTCGAGACTCAACAAGCCGTGCATGCG CTCAATCGCATAAAGGTCGATCTCGACCGCCTCACGTTCGTCTTTCACATGACGCCACCAAGC GTTCTTCGGTCTGCGGAGTactcgcgtttcgtccaGGCGGTGACCGGGCCAATGACCCGCCACGTCGTTGTCAATCA GTCGGGAGCAGCCGTGGAAGTCTCCCCGTTTGTACACGCGTCCAAACTTCGCAGATTTCTCCACGACCTGATTCCAcctgtcttccctttcccttcgtctcctgtcggGTATCCTTCCTCGACGTTTCCGTCCGACcgtcctcgctttcccgCCCCGGCCGCCTCGagtgtctcgtctcgctcgtcgGCTCGCCCCGCGaccttttcgtctccgacTCCCGAGAAGCCGCTAAGCGACGCGTGGGGTGTCGAGGCAGCCTGCGTTCTCCACCCAAACAGCCTCGTGAAGTTTGATCTCTCGACCTTGGAAAAA CGCGGCGTTGACTCGTCGGGAAGCCTCACTGTCTTTGGGCCGCAGTTCTCTTCTGAG CGCCTAACTCGGCTGACTGCCTTGGAGCCGACGCGCGCTCGGTGTCGAGAGATTCTCGCAACTTTGCAGGAACCGCCTGAaggcgcttcctcctcgtcgccaaCCGACGCTGCTTCAGCTAACTCGTCTGaaccttcctcgccttcgccttgttcgttttcctggtctctgccgtctctgaCTCTTTTGGGGAcgggcgccgctgcgccgtcgcAGTACCGAAATGTCGCCGGCATACTGTTGGCCATCCGGGCGGATCTGT CCCTCGTCCTCGACTTTGGCGAAGGTTCCCTCGCGCAATTGTACAGCACGTGCCATTCTTGGCAAGAGTTCCTCGACGTCATTTCTTCGATTCG TATTGTCTTCATTTCTCACTGCCACGCTGACCACCATCTCGGCGTCTGCACTCTGCTGGAATTCCGAGCAGCGATGTTCCCCCATCTCTTGCCGCCGGtgcttctcgcgcctgctAAACTGCAG GCATGGCTCAGCTTCTACGATCGCCGCATTACGCGAATTCCGCACCGCTTTCGGTGCTCCGAGAGCCTCGTCGACCTCCCCCAGGCGCACGGCGAGACtgcggagaacgaggagcgCAGCGCCTCTTCGTTCGGGTCTGTGTCACAACTTCTTGACGTTCCTGCCAGCGACGTGCAGCTGCGAGCGACGCCC GTCAGCCATATTCCCCATTCGTTTGGGCTTCGCGTCGACTTTAAAATTCCCTCTCTGCATGGAAATTCCCACGAGGATTTCAGCGTCGTCTATTCGGGCGATACGCGCCCTTGCCAGCAGCTCTTCGACCTGGCACGGAACGCCACAGTTCTCATTCACGAGG CGACTTTTGAAGACGCCTTGATTCAGGAGGCGATTGAAAAGCGCCATTCAAGTCTAAGTGAAGTCGTCCGAGCGG CTTTGGCCTGCCGTTGCAACAATTTGGTTCTGACGCACTTTAGCCAGCGCTACCCAAAG ATCCCAGTGTTGACACTCGAAGCAGGGGGAGATGCATTCCTGGGGAGCGACGACTCTGTGGAGGGGAACGGAGAGGTACCCGACGGCGAAATTGGCGTGGAAGAAACGCGGTGCAAAACGAAGGCACCGGTCACGGTGTTCTCAAAACAGAAACGTGAAGGCGGCAAAGACCCCATGCACATTCTGTTTGCATTTGATTGCATGCGTCTCCCGTTGAAACACCTCCAGGAGCTTTCTCAGTGTCTTGAGATGTTGCCCGGCGTCATCAATCAGCTTTTTGTGTCCGACTAG
- a CDS encoding Zinc finger (CCCH type) protein, related yields the protein MLHQPPSPPPATSEKTSKRTGPELNARLSKTRLCRFVTSGRICPFGPSCTYAHSDAELVPSPNLTKTKVCWSNMYGRCARGSQCPYAHNEEELRRLPRLAIPLKSGAPFPPSSPYVVYYAADDPRGHPTVLQETKAVPLSGNASNALECPSRREVMGGTVGEYIAWSSDDDTVSNATSRQSSLLRQSSTESRPETVDTNSAVQVPGSRSGRTACGGAPYTPKDYHVEENSIISGEERVQIGTSYQQTLPDSLPSWSEQILNCSEQTQTALEPSQRRGCISGDACFLPPQTSLSDLLLDSQSPIKHSDIEWLLEEDRACLERVGCSLSGPAVHNLSGMQWEPSCAYNPSFLPKRDCETNSSALERPAYSLDDGRAREKKGQNTVGIVDFQATRNAHNPVVRWDGPLPDLRGDWLDRIKLRDCVSIS from the coding sequence ATGCTCCATCAACCGCCAAGTCCGCCTCCTGCTACATCGGAGAAAACCAGCAAACGGACTGGGCCGGAACTCaatgcgcgtctctcgaagACGCGACTGTGTCGCTTTGTAACATCTGGGCGCATCTGTCCATTTGGGCCTTCGTGCACATACGCGCATTCGGATGCCGAACTTGTGCCGTCGCCGAACCTAACGAAAACGAAAGTCTGCTGGAGCAATATGTACGGCAGATGTGCGAGGGGCTCGCAGTGTCCATATGCACATAACGAAGAGGAACTACGCAGGCTCCCTCGATTAGCTATTCCACTTAAGTCTGGCGCTCCCTTTCCGCCTAGCTCGCCGTACGTGGTATACTACGCTGCGGATGACCCCAGAGGCCATCCAACGGTGTTACAAGAAACCAAAGCCGTGCCGTTATCCGGCAACGCCTCTAACGCTCTTGAGTGTCCTTCGCGAAGGGAAGTTATGGGGGGAACCGTAGGGGAGTACATCGCTTGGTCGTCTGACGATGACACGGTCAGCAACGCGACATCGAGGcagtcttctcttctgcgacAGTCCTCGACAGAAAGCCGGCCAGAGACTGTAGATACGAACTCTGCAGTTCAGGTGCCTGGCAGTCGCTCCGGGAGGACGGCTTGCGGAGGGGCACCTTACACCCCTAAAGACTACCACGTGGAAGAAAACTCTATCATTtcgggagaagagcgagtcCAGATAGGTACCTCCTACCAGCAAACTCTGCCCGACTCGCTCCCCTCCTGGAGTGAACAAATCCTCAATTGCTCCGAACAGACTCAAACTGCTTTGGAACCGTCGCAGCGAAGGGGATGTATCAGCGGCGACGCTTGCTTTTTGCCGCCACAGACTTCCCTCTCTGACTTACTGTTAGATAGTCAATCACCAATTAAGCACTCTGATATAGAATGGCTTctggaggaagacagagctTGTCTTGAAAGGGTTGGATGTTCGCTATCTGGTCCTGCGGTCCACAACCTCTCTGGCATGCAGTGGGAGCCGTCCTGTGCCTACAATCCCTCATTTTTGCCAAAGCGCGATTGTGAAACAAACTCAAGTGCGCTGGAACGGCCAGCATATTCACTGGACGACGGACgcgcaagagaaaagaagggacaaAACACAGTGGGGATCGTAGATTTCCAGGCAACGAGAAATGCACACAATCCAGTTGTTCGTTGGGACGGCCCTCTTCCTGACTTGCGAGGCGACTGGCTAGACCGCATCAAACTCCGAGACTGTGTATCGATCAGCTAG